A window of Cytobacillus sp. FSL H8-0458 genomic DNA:
TGCACAGAATGTGGAGATCGTAACTATATTTCTAAAAAAAATAAACGAAATAATCCAGATCGTCTTGAGCTTAAAAAATATTGCCCAAGAGACAAGCGTTCGACTGCACATCGTGAAACAAAATAAGCGGTAGGATCATTCCTACTGCTTTTTTTGTTGACTTTTTTTATGGATATCCTTCCCTTTTTTGGATGAATTATTGAGAGCTTTGCAAAAGTAATCTTCTGTTGGAGGTTTTAATATGGAAATCGGTAAAAAGGCCCTTAGAAAGCAAATGCTGAATCGAATGAAGGAATTGAACAAGCCTGAGTATGAACAGCTGTCCTATCAAATTGCCTGCAGCCTTTATAGCAGCCCATTATGGAGACAGACCAAAACGATAGGAATAACGGTCTCAAAGGCGCCTGAGGCTGACACTTGGCAGATTATCAGAAGAGCTTGGGATGAAGGGAAAAGGGTGGCTGTCCCGAAATGCATACCCGAATCAAAGCAAATGGTGTTCCGTGAGTTGAATAGCTTCATGGATTTGGAGTCTGTATATTATGGATTATGGGAGCCGAATCCGGAAAAAACGGATGAAGTCCCCAGTGAGGAAATCGATACTTTAGTCGTTCCCGGACTGGCATACATGAAAAATGGCTTCCGGCTCGGATTTGGCGGAGGCTATTATGATCGTTTTCTCGAGCATTATAAAGGAAGAAAGGTTTCACTGGCTTTTGAAATGCAGGTCATAACCGGCTTTCCGGTGGAAAACCATGATATGCCGGTGGAAATGATTATTACCGATCAGCAGGTGTGGGCATCCGGCGATGCTTGAGTCTATTGCTATTATTATTTTTATATTGATCACATCGCTGGCCGGATATTATTTCCGATTACTGACCTTTTCAGGCAGTATAGCGGCATTCATTGTGGGTGCGGCAGCAGGCTGGGGATTTGGTTTTTATGGCCTTCTTGTCCTGGGGTTCTTTTTTGCAAGTTCAAGCTTCTGGTCAAAATTTAAAAGCCATAAAAAAAAGGAATTCGAAAATAAGCATGCAAAAGGATCAAGAAGGGATTGGCAGCAGGTTGCTGCCAATGGAGGCATATCCGCTATTGCCAGCATATTTTATCTGCTGGATCCATCACAGGTTTGGCTGATAATGTTTCTTATCGGACTGGCTGCAGCAAACTCGGATACATGGGCATCAGAAATTGGCTCATTAAGTCAAAAACCCCCCATTTCTCTAAAAACCTGGAGGACAATAGAAACGGGTACTTCCGGTGCTGTCAGCTCTCTTGGCACGCTTGCAGCTTTGTCAGGGTCATTTACAATTGCTCTTCTATCAAATGTGCTGTTTGACATTTCAATTTATGAGGTTTTACTGATTGGAGTTCTTGGGTTTGCAGGGAATTTGATTGATTCTTTATTGGGTGCTTTTCTTCAAGCTGAATACAAGTGCCATGTATGCAGTTCAAACGTGGAAACAGCCGAACATTGCGGGCAGCCGGCCTCTTTGGTAAAAGGCTGGTATTTTGCAGATAATGATTTTGTTAATTTTTTTTCAGGTTTAGCTTCTGCCTCTGTGGGAATGCTTCTATATATCTTATTGGCATAAAGGGACTTTGCTGTTCTCTACAATTAAGTAAAGGGGAGTTATTATGAAAAGTCGGGTAAACAGAGTGGTGCTGATCGGAACAGGCTTCGTTGGATCAAGCTATGCGTTTGCACTATTAAATCAAGGTGTTACAGAAGAACTGGTGCTGATTGATTTAAATAAGGATAAATCTGAAGGAGATGCCATGGACTTGAATCACGGCATGCCCTTTGCCCCTTCCCCAACATCGATCTGGTTTGGAGATTATTCCGATTGCAAAGATGCTGATTTGGTTGTGATTACTGCTGGAGCGAATCAAAAACCCGGGGAAACTCGCCTGGACCTTGTGGAAAAAAATTCTAAAATCTTTAAAGGAATAGTTGATCATGTCATGAAAAGCGGTTTTGATGGCATTTTTCTGGTTGCGACCAATCCAGTGGATATTCTCACGTATGCTGTCTGGAAATACTCCGGACTCCCAAAAGAAAGAGTAATTGGATCCGGAACGATATTGGATACGGCCAGATTCAGATTTCTGCTGGGGGAATATTTCAAAGTCGATACGAGAAATGTTCATGCTTATATTATAGGTGAACATGGAGATACTGAATTGCCTGTATGGAGCCATGCTGATATTGCAGGGAAAAGCATTGAAGACTGGATGAAGAAAGAAGAGAATTTCAGACAGGAAGATCTTAATGGGTTATTCCTTAATGTCAGAGATGCAGCTTATCATATTATTGAGCGAAAAGGCGCGACTTATTATGGAATAGCCATGGGTCTGGTCAGACTGACCAAAGCCATCCTGCAGAACGAAAATTCTGTCCTTACGGTGTCAGCTTACTTAGATGGGGAATATGGTCATGAGGATGTTTATATTGGGGTGCCTGCTATAGTCAATCGAAATGGCATTCGTGATATTGTTGAACTTCACTTAAACACTGAAGAGAAGAATCGGTTTACCCA
This region includes:
- the rpmG gene encoding 50S ribosomal protein L33; amino-acid sequence: MRVNITLACTECGDRNYISKKNKRNNPDRLELKKYCPRDKRSTAHRETK
- a CDS encoding DUF92 domain-containing protein — translated: MLESIAIIIFILITSLAGYYFRLLTFSGSIAAFIVGAAAGWGFGFYGLLVLGFFFASSSFWSKFKSHKKKEFENKHAKGSRRDWQQVAANGGISAIASIFYLLDPSQVWLIMFLIGLAAANSDTWASEIGSLSQKPPISLKTWRTIETGTSGAVSSLGTLAALSGSFTIALLSNVLFDISIYEVLLIGVLGFAGNLIDSLLGAFLQAEYKCHVCSSNVETAEHCGQPASLVKGWYFADNDFVNFFSGLASASVGMLLYILLA
- a CDS encoding 5-formyltetrahydrofolate cyclo-ligase, with the protein product MEIGKKALRKQMLNRMKELNKPEYEQLSYQIACSLYSSPLWRQTKTIGITVSKAPEADTWQIIRRAWDEGKRVAVPKCIPESKQMVFRELNSFMDLESVYYGLWEPNPEKTDEVPSEEIDTLVVPGLAYMKNGFRLGFGGGYYDRFLEHYKGRKVSLAFEMQVITGFPVENHDMPVEMIITDQQVWASGDA
- a CDS encoding L-lactate dehydrogenase codes for the protein MKSRVNRVVLIGTGFVGSSYAFALLNQGVTEELVLIDLNKDKSEGDAMDLNHGMPFAPSPTSIWFGDYSDCKDADLVVITAGANQKPGETRLDLVEKNSKIFKGIVDHVMKSGFDGIFLVATNPVDILTYAVWKYSGLPKERVIGSGTILDTARFRFLLGEYFKVDTRNVHAYIIGEHGDTELPVWSHADIAGKSIEDWMKKEENFRQEDLNGLFLNVRDAAYHIIERKGATYYGIAMGLVRLTKAILQNENSVLTVSAYLDGEYGHEDVYIGVPAIVNRNGIRDIVELHLNTEEKNRFTHSVNVLKKTMDPILKD